The Euphorbia lathyris chromosome 8, ddEupLath1.1, whole genome shotgun sequence genome has a window encoding:
- the LOC136204013 gene encoding terpene synthase 5-like, with amino-acid sequence MAVQTPTTPDQDILRGCLKNLPRSFWGQTFASLSPHDSELESHMKEVEILKVKVKNMLLQSREDLTHNIQFINLLCRLGVSYHFDDEIDEQLNDIFTMLPKLLEDNDYDLGTLANLFRVLRQYGYKMTCDVFEKFKDGDGEFKEGIANDVKGILCLYEACFLAIPGEDILDEALAFTRKHLEILVENSSPHLQKFIRNSLMYPSHRTMERIDALHYISFYDEDESADETLLNFSKLDYNGLQLLYRKELALISKWWNDLNVVENIPYARDRLVETYTWVVGSVFEPQYSIARIFVYKFIALVATMDDTYDSYGTIDEIRILTDALQRFTIDAVDELPEYMKFLYRVLFDFIEKSDTQEYSYKTTFVKEMIQELATSYQLERTWNTGRKAPSFDEYIKTGKVTGGYDGTAAAFLFGMENMGMNEISWIRNNPEIDVGASLYLRLMNDIDGVLTDETNRGEFPKAIDCYTIQYGVSQDEAIKAIQIILEYKWKEMNEDLLKPTTVPKILLKYTLNYARMSILFYQGTDLFTYGHNMKELVPSLFINSLRM; translated from the exons ATGGCAGTTCAGACACCAACAACCCCAGACCAAGATATTCTTCGTGGTTGTTTGAAAAACCTTCCACGCAGTTTTTGGGGTCAAACCTTTGCTTCACTTTCCCCACATGATTCG GAATTAGAATCACACATGAAAGAGGTGGAAATACTGAAAGTTAAAGTGAAGAATATGTTACTTCAGTCTAGAGAAGACTTAACACATAATATTCAGTTCATTAATTTATTATGTCGTCTTGGTGTATCCTATCACTTCGATGATGAAATTGATGAACAACTCAATGACATTTTCACTATGCTCCCTAAACTCTTGGAAGATAATGACTATGATCTCGGTACTTTGGCAAATTTATTTCGAGTCTTAAGGCAATACGGATACAAAATGACATGCG ATGTGTTTGAGAAGTTCAAAGATGGAGATGGAGAATTCAAGGAAGGAATTGCTAATGATGTTAAAGGTATTCTCTGcttgtatgaagcatgtttttTGGCGATTCCTGGGGAAGATATATTAGATGAAGCCCTTGCTTTCACAAGGAAGCATCTTGAAATTTTAGTTGAAAATTCAAGTCCCCATCTTCAGAAATTTATAAGGAATAGTTTGATGTACCCATCCCACCGCACCATGGAAAGAATTGATGCTTTACATTATATATCTttttatgatgaagatgagtcTGCTGATGAAACTCTTCTCAATTTTTCCAAGTTGGATTATAATGGACTCCAATTACTATACAGAAAAGAGTTAGCTTTAATTTCCAA GTGGTGGAATGATTTAAATGTTGTGGAAAACATTCCCTACGCTAGAGATAGACTTGTAGAGACATATACATGGGTTGTCGGATCTGTTTTTGAGCCACAATACAGTATTGCTCGGATATTTGTATACAAGTTCATAGCATTGGTAGCAACAATGGATGATACTTATGATTCATATGGTACCATTGATGAAATTCGAATTCTCACTGATGCACTACAGAG gTTTACTATAGATGCGGTTGATGAACTACCAGAGTATATGAAATTTCTTTACAGagttttatttgattttattgAGAAGAGTGACACTCAAGAATACTCTTACAAAACTACTTTTGTCAAGGAAatg ATACAAGAATTGGCTACAAGCTACCAATTGGAGAGGACATGGAATACAGGTAGAAAAGCACCCTCCTTCGATGAGTATATCAAAACTGGAAAAGTCACAGGCGGTTATGACGGTACTGCAGCAGCATTCCTTTTTGGAATGGAAAATATGGGCATGAATGAAATTTCGTGGATTCGAAATAATCCAGAAATTGATGTTGGTGCCTCATTATATCTTCGTTTAATGAATGACATTGATGGAGTATTAACG GATGAGACGAATAGAGGAGAATTTCCTAAAGCTATTGATTGTTATACTATACAATATGGTGTGTCACAAGATGAGGCGATTAAAGCTATTCAAATAATACTTGAATATAAATGGAAGGAAATGAATGAAGATTTGTTGAAACCAACTACGGTGCCAAAGATATTGCTCAAGTACACTTTAAACTATGCTCGCATGAGTATTCTTTTCTACCAAGGGACCGATTTATTTACTTATGGACACAACATGAAAGAACTTGTTCCATCATTGTTCATTAATTCACTTCGAATGTAA